A window of the Nibribacter ruber genome harbors these coding sequences:
- a CDS encoding M48 family metalloprotease, producing the protein MKKNIFYSSALAVLLLFNSCATNPVTGKKEVMLISEEQEIAMGQEADPQIVAQFGLYNDPEMQRFIQEKGQQMAAVSHRSNLKYTFRVLDSEVINAFAVPGGYVYFTRGIMAHLNNEAQFAGVLGHEIGHVTARHSAAQQSKATLTQGLLIGGMIFSPTLANMGQTLSQGASLLFLKFGRDAERQSDELGVEYSTKIGYDATEMADFFLTLQRSSAQAGAQEIPDFLSTHPNPGDRYSTVKQLAAQWKQQVNTPLKVNRNNFLKLIDGIIYGEDPKQGFVENQVFYHPELKFQFPIPQAWQYQNTPQQVQMAPKDGKALMFLTLVPGTALEAAAQEVVTKYQLQPLESRSVTVNGLPAIAIVADQKPSQEAQQQQQEQVPVRAMIYLIQYGGNIYGMFGVTSANDFNAYAPTFSNTMQNFRTLSDPDKLNRQPERVRVKTLSKASTLAQALTSYNVPTKRQEEIAILNGMQLKDQLAAGTMIKIVAK; encoded by the coding sequence ATGAAAAAGAACATATTCTACAGCAGTGCCCTGGCAGTGCTCCTGTTGTTCAATTCCTGCGCCACCAACCCGGTCACTGGCAAGAAAGAAGTGATGCTCATCTCAGAGGAACAGGAAATTGCCATGGGCCAGGAGGCAGATCCGCAGATTGTGGCGCAGTTTGGCCTGTACAATGACCCCGAAATGCAGCGCTTCATCCAGGAGAAGGGGCAGCAGATGGCCGCCGTCTCGCATAGAAGCAATCTCAAGTATACCTTCAGGGTGCTGGATTCTGAAGTGATCAATGCCTTCGCCGTGCCGGGCGGCTACGTGTATTTCACGCGGGGTATTATGGCGCACCTGAACAATGAGGCACAGTTTGCGGGCGTACTGGGCCACGAGATTGGCCACGTGACGGCCCGGCACTCGGCGGCGCAGCAGAGCAAGGCCACCCTCACGCAGGGACTCTTGATTGGAGGCATGATCTTCAGTCCTACGTTGGCCAACATGGGCCAGACCTTATCACAGGGCGCAAGTCTCTTGTTCCTGAAATTCGGGAGGGATGCTGAGCGGCAAAGTGATGAGCTAGGTGTGGAGTATTCTACCAAGATAGGCTATGACGCCACTGAAATGGCCGACTTCTTCCTGACCCTGCAACGCAGCAGCGCCCAGGCCGGCGCGCAGGAGATTCCGGATTTCTTGTCTACCCACCCTAACCCCGGCGACCGCTATTCTACCGTGAAACAACTGGCCGCCCAATGGAAACAGCAGGTCAACACGCCCTTAAAGGTGAACCGCAACAACTTCCTGAAACTCATTGACGGCATCATTTACGGCGAGGACCCAAAACAAGGCTTCGTGGAGAATCAGGTATTCTACCACCCAGAACTTAAATTCCAGTTCCCAATTCCGCAGGCCTGGCAGTACCAAAACACGCCGCAACAAGTACAGATGGCACCCAAAGACGGAAAAGCCCTCATGTTCCTGACGCTGGTACCGGGCACGGCTCTGGAAGCGGCCGCCCAGGAAGTGGTGACCAAATACCAGTTGCAGCCCCTGGAGTCTAGAAGCGTGACGGTGAACGGCCTGCCAGCCATTGCCATTGTGGCTGACCAGAAACCGTCGCAAGAGGCCCAGCAACAGCAGCAAGAGCAGGTTCCGGTGCGCGCCATGATCTACCTCATCCAGTACGGAGGCAACATTTACGGTATGTTCGGGGTGACTTCAGCAAATGACTTCAATGCCTACGCGCCCACGTTCTCCAATACCATGCAGAACTTCAGGACGCTCTCAGATCCAGACAAACTCAACCGCCAGCCTGAACGCGTGCGCGTGAAAACTTTGAGCAAG
- the hutU gene encoding urocanate hydratase — protein MELVNAPAPAVYSNLTVEEFIQKYATHPVYTPPTGPELNAKNWQSESALRMFLNNLTAEVAEDPEKLVVYGGIGQAARTPADARKIVELLLTLEEDESLLVQSGKPVGKIRSHSEAPRVLIANSNLVPHWATWEHFNNLRDRGLMMYGQMTAGSWIYIGTQGILQGTYETFAACGRIHFGGDLRNRLVVTGGLGGMGGAQPLAATIAGATFLGVDIDPERIKKRLETRYIDKMTYDYHEAMRLVLAAQAKGEAISVGLVGDIGDVLERMIQDNITPDVLTDQTSAHDPINGYVPNGLTLVEARRLREEDPAAYKEKSLKSMARHVHFMLELKKRGARTFDYGNNLREFAMQGGEKDAFQIQGFVPEYMRPLFCEGKGPFRWAALSGDPEDIRVTDEALKELFPENTHMINWLEQAQEKVAFQGLPCRICWLGMGEREKAGLMFNQLVREGKVKAPIVIGRDHLDCGSVASPYRETEGMLDGSDAVSDWPLLNLMANTSGGATWVSFHHGGGVGIGYSQHAGMVILADGTDRADRCLSRVLYNDPAMGIFRHADAGYETAQKNAEKFGLNI, from the coding sequence ATGGAACTTGTAAATGCCCCAGCACCCGCTGTCTACTCTAACCTCACGGTAGAAGAATTCATCCAGAAATACGCCACCCACCCGGTCTACACGCCGCCCACCGGCCCAGAACTGAACGCCAAAAACTGGCAGTCAGAATCTGCGTTGCGCATGTTCTTGAACAACCTTACCGCCGAGGTAGCCGAGGATCCAGAGAAGTTGGTGGTGTACGGTGGTATTGGTCAGGCTGCACGCACACCAGCAGACGCCCGCAAGATTGTGGAGTTGTTGCTGACCCTGGAAGAAGATGAAAGTCTGCTGGTGCAGAGTGGTAAACCGGTGGGCAAGATACGGTCGCACTCCGAGGCACCACGCGTGCTGATTGCCAATAGCAACCTGGTGCCGCATTGGGCTACATGGGAGCACTTCAACAACCTGCGTGACCGCGGCTTGATGATGTACGGCCAGATGACTGCCGGAAGCTGGATTTACATTGGCACTCAGGGCATTCTGCAAGGCACCTATGAGACCTTTGCGGCCTGCGGAAGAATCCACTTTGGCGGTGACCTGCGCAACAGGTTAGTAGTGACCGGCGGACTAGGCGGCATGGGCGGGGCTCAGCCTCTGGCGGCCACCATTGCCGGTGCCACCTTTCTGGGCGTGGACATTGACCCTGAGCGCATCAAAAAGCGCCTGGAGACCCGCTACATTGACAAGATGACCTATGACTACCACGAGGCCATGCGGCTGGTGCTGGCGGCGCAAGCCAAAGGTGAAGCCATCTCCGTGGGCTTGGTTGGTGACATTGGCGATGTGCTGGAACGCATGATTCAGGATAACATCACCCCAGATGTGTTGACAGACCAAACCTCGGCGCATGACCCCATCAACGGCTATGTGCCTAATGGACTGACTTTGGTAGAAGCCAGAAGATTACGAGAAGAAGACCCAGCCGCCTATAAAGAGAAATCCCTGAAAAGCATGGCCCGCCACGTGCACTTTATGCTGGAACTGAAAAAGCGCGGTGCCAGAACCTTCGACTACGGCAACAACCTGCGGGAATTTGCCATGCAGGGTGGCGAGAAGGACGCGTTCCAGATTCAGGGCTTCGTGCCCGAGTACATGCGCCCGCTCTTCTGCGAAGGGAAAGGTCCGTTCAGATGGGCCGCTTTGTCAGGAGACCCGGAGGATATCAGAGTAACCGATGAGGCCTTGAAAGAACTCTTCCCTGAGAACACGCACATGATTAACTGGCTGGAGCAGGCGCAGGAGAAAGTAGCGTTCCAGGGCCTGCCTTGCCGTATATGCTGGTTGGGTATGGGCGAGCGCGAAAAAGCCGGATTGATGTTCAATCAACTGGTGCGCGAAGGCAAAGTGAAGGCGCCTATCGTGATTGGCCGTGACCATTTGGACTGCGGTTCGGTGGCCTCGCCGTACCGTGAGACCGAAGGCATGCTGGATGGTTCTGACGCCGTGTCTGACTGGCCATTGCTCAACTTGATGGCCAACACCAGCGGTGGCGCTACCTGGGTGTCTTTCCACCATGGCGGCGGCGTAGGCATTGGCTATTCTCAGCATGCGGGCATGGTGATTCTGGCAGACGGCACAGACCGCGCCGACCGTTGCCTGAGCCGCGTCCTCTACAATGACCCTGCCATGGGTATCTTCCGTCACGCAGACGCCGGCTATGAAACTGCCCAGAAGAACGCTGAGAAATTCGGCTTAAACATATAA
- the hutI gene encoding imidazolonepropionase: protein MSTASFLLIGPFTQVVTMADLPLTGPLLDEALPIEEQAGVLVQNGKIVRVDAFAYLLPEAEANGYAIQWIEEPMVLLPGLIDAHTHLCYAGSRAKDYALRIAGKSYLEIARSGGGILDTVRKTRKASQAELEQSLLQRCQRHLQEGVTTCEVKSGYGLNLEDELKMLRAIQNVSQQQPLELVPTCLAAHMVPPEFEDGATYLKHVLKVLLPQVKAEGLANRVDIFIEDTAFDEADALRYLKDAQELGFDITVHADQFSTGGTEVAAHVHAASADHLEASGEEEIHLMKKAGVVATVLPGASVGLGMHYAPARKMLDAGLCVAIATDWNPGSAPMGDLLLQSALLGAAQKLTMAETWAGITYRAAHALRLTDRGTLVTGQLADMIAFNTDDYREILYMQGKLKPSVVWKRGDLIKN from the coding sequence ATGTCCACAGCTTCTTTCCTATTAATAGGGCCTTTCACTCAAGTAGTGACCATGGCCGATTTGCCTTTGACTGGTCCTTTGCTGGATGAAGCCTTGCCTATTGAAGAACAAGCTGGGGTATTAGTGCAGAATGGGAAGATTGTACGGGTGGATGCCTTCGCCTATTTGCTCCCAGAGGCTGAAGCAAATGGTTATGCCATTCAATGGATAGAGGAGCCCATGGTATTGTTGCCCGGCCTGATTGACGCGCACACGCACCTCTGCTATGCCGGGTCCAGAGCCAAGGACTACGCCCTACGCATTGCCGGTAAAAGCTACCTGGAAATCGCGCGTAGCGGCGGTGGTATTCTGGACACCGTCCGGAAAACCAGAAAGGCCAGCCAGGCAGAACTTGAACAAAGCCTGTTGCAACGCTGTCAGAGGCATTTACAGGAAGGTGTTACCACCTGTGAAGTTAAGAGTGGTTATGGCTTGAATCTGGAAGATGAATTGAAGATGCTTCGGGCTATCCAAAATGTGAGCCAACAACAGCCCTTGGAGTTGGTGCCTACTTGTCTGGCCGCCCACATGGTTCCGCCCGAATTTGAAGATGGTGCCACTTACCTGAAGCATGTGCTAAAAGTTTTGTTGCCCCAGGTAAAAGCAGAAGGCTTGGCCAACCGCGTGGACATCTTCATTGAAGACACCGCCTTTGACGAAGCTGATGCCTTACGATATCTGAAAGACGCCCAGGAACTAGGATTTGACATCACCGTTCACGCCGACCAGTTTTCTACCGGCGGCACGGAAGTAGCCGCCCACGTACACGCTGCCAGCGCCGACCACCTGGAGGCCAGCGGCGAAGAAGAAATCCACCTCATGAAAAAGGCAGGCGTAGTAGCCACCGTTTTGCCGGGCGCCTCGGTGGGCCTAGGCATGCACTATGCACCCGCCCGTAAAATGCTAGACGCCGGCCTCTGCGTCGCCATCGCCACCGACTGGAACCCCGGCTCAGCGCCCATGGGGGACTTACTTCTGCAATCCGCCTTATTAGGTGCCGCCCAAAAGCTCACCATGGCCGAAACCTGGGCTGGCATCACCTACCGCGCCGCCCACGCCCTTCGCCTTACAGACAGAGGCACCTTGGTAACTGGTCAATTGGCAGATATGATTGCCTTCAATACAGATGATTACCGCGAGATTCTGTACATGCAGGGAAAGCTAAAGCCCAGTGTGGTTTGGAAGCGGGGAGATTTGATTAAGAATTAA
- the hutG gene encoding formimidoylglutamase codes for MYKPIDAQTWKGRVDAADGELGLRWHQMMQLLRLSPEQELPQVAPGRCGFAFLGFCCDEGVRRNQGRVGAASAPPLIRQAMASFANHLPSNASLADAGDVLVLNQYLEEAQVQLGKKVQALQEHGYKTIVLGGGHETAYGHFLGLQSALEEEETLGIINFDAHFDLRSYSNQPSSGTPFLQIADALEKQNKDFNYLCLGIQEYGNTRALFNTAQNLCAEYVLAQDLHAINAEALKSQIQTFLSKIDKVYVSIDLDVFAAAYAPGVSAPAAMGVQPDIVLLLLQDIMKSEKVLSLDVVELNPQFDIDSRTAKLAASLIYHSIMNWR; via the coding sequence ATGTACAAACCCATAGACGCCCAAACCTGGAAAGGAAGAGTAGATGCCGCAGACGGTGAGTTGGGCTTACGCTGGCATCAGATGATGCAATTGCTCAGGTTGTCGCCGGAACAGGAATTGCCGCAAGTGGCACCGGGCAGGTGTGGGTTTGCGTTCCTGGGGTTCTGCTGTGATGAAGGCGTGCGCCGGAACCAGGGCAGGGTAGGAGCCGCCAGTGCACCGCCTTTGATTCGGCAGGCCATGGCTTCTTTTGCCAATCACCTACCAAGCAATGCTTCATTGGCTGACGCGGGGGATGTACTGGTGCTCAATCAGTATTTGGAGGAGGCGCAAGTGCAGTTGGGCAAGAAGGTGCAGGCCTTGCAGGAGCATGGGTACAAGACCATTGTTTTAGGAGGCGGGCATGAAACCGCTTATGGGCATTTTCTGGGTTTGCAATCTGCGTTAGAGGAAGAGGAGACGCTGGGTATCATCAACTTTGATGCGCATTTTGACTTGCGCAGTTACTCGAATCAGCCTAGTTCTGGCACGCCGTTTTTGCAGATAGCAGACGCCTTAGAGAAGCAGAACAAAGACTTTAACTACCTCTGTCTGGGCATTCAGGAATATGGCAACACGCGGGCTTTATTCAACACCGCCCAAAACCTATGCGCAGAATATGTACTGGCGCAAGACCTGCATGCCATCAACGCTGAGGCATTAAAATCACAGATTCAAACCTTCTTAAGCAAGATAGACAAAGTTTATGTGAGTATTGATTTGGACGTCTTCGCGGCGGCGTATGCGCCAGGAGTGAGTGCGCCGGCGGCCATGGGCGTTCAGCCAGACATTGTGCTGTTGCTTTTGCAGGATATTATGAAATCAGAAAAGGTGCTGAGCCTGGACGTGGTGGAGCTGAATCCGCAATTTGACATAGACAGCAGAACGGCCAAGTTAGCCGCCTCGCTCATCTACCACAGCATTATGAATTGGCGCTAG
- a CDS encoding EcsC family protein — protein MEHHQYEQQVMHELRAWQEQMLRRPTIINQLAARFQKKVNSFIPEKVHKGITTTLRQMIKAVLFGAKITSRPPVSYSSLQAQEAAVIERIEFYKKTAAAEGGITGAGGILLGLADFPLLLSLKLKLLFEIGSLSGFDVRDYRERVYLLHIFQLAFSSHQHRREVYLQMVDWETQKQHLPEDINDFDWRTFQQEYRDYIDLAKMAQLIPIIGAPVGAVANYMLLQKLGTTALNAYRMRYKETLHLPAFTSANS, from the coding sequence ATGGAACACCACCAGTATGAACAACAGGTTATGCATGAACTGCGGGCGTGGCAGGAGCAGATGCTCCGTCGGCCTACCATCATCAACCAGCTGGCGGCCCGTTTCCAAAAGAAGGTAAACAGTTTCATTCCGGAGAAGGTCCACAAGGGCATTACCACCACCTTGAGGCAAATGATAAAAGCCGTGCTGTTCGGGGCGAAGATTACGTCCCGGCCGCCGGTTTCCTATTCCAGTTTGCAAGCCCAGGAGGCCGCAGTGATAGAGCGTATTGAGTTCTACAAAAAGACCGCCGCCGCCGAGGGAGGCATCACCGGAGCCGGTGGAATTCTCTTGGGCCTAGCGGACTTCCCGCTGTTGCTGAGTTTGAAACTGAAACTGTTGTTTGAGATTGGAAGCCTGTCGGGGTTTGACGTGCGCGACTACCGGGAGCGGGTGTATCTATTGCACATCTTCCAGCTGGCGTTCAGTAGTCACCAGCACCGCCGCGAAGTGTATTTGCAAATGGTGGATTGGGAAACCCAGAAACAGCACCTACCCGAGGACATTAACGACTTTGACTGGCGCACCTTCCAGCAAGAATACCGAGACTACATTGACCTAGCCAAGATGGCGCAGTTAATTCCCATCATTGGTGCACCTGTAGGCGCAGTAGCCAATTATATGTTGTTGCAGAAACTGGGCACCACGGCGCTCAACGCTTACCGCATGCGCTACAAAGAAACCCTGCACTTGCCCGCGTTTACTAGCGCCAATTCATAA
- the rluF gene encoding 23S rRNA pseudouridine(2604) synthase RluF has protein sequence MSKDEQVRLNKYISDSGFCSRREADRYIEEGRVTINENMPKMGAMVRPGDVVAVDGETIKSKKPTDRPIVLAFNKPAGVTSTTDPKDKTNIIDFIGYPKRIFPIGRLDNPTEGLIFLTNDGDLVNKILRADNNHDKEYFVTVDKPVTDEFIAKMSNGVRLFEGVTKKCFVQKRGIKSFTIVLTQGWNRQVRRMCEALEYKATSLKRTRIMNVKLADLPTGHWRHLTPDEMKGLLEAVADSSKTEEASAKTRTSAKQAAEEAENDFSDLREEEEFGVKVHYAKPQQSLPASEHKRTLPGEVKREYFERKAKYPAKKTGSGTVAGKPKAEATGKPKPASTRGPKSAAPTKTGSRPLANSGNPKSAANRKSKASGPAKRTAGTRGGKRSK, from the coding sequence ATGTCAAAAGACGAACAAGTACGCTTAAATAAATACATCAGTGACTCGGGTTTCTGCTCTAGAAGAGAAGCCGACCGCTACATTGAAGAAGGTCGTGTGACCATTAACGAAAACATGCCGAAGATGGGCGCTATGGTACGCCCTGGCGACGTTGTGGCCGTGGATGGCGAGACCATTAAGTCTAAAAAACCGACGGACCGTCCCATTGTATTGGCCTTTAACAAGCCGGCCGGCGTGACCTCTACCACAGACCCGAAGGATAAGACCAACATCATTGATTTTATTGGCTACCCCAAGCGCATCTTCCCCATCGGGCGTTTGGACAACCCTACAGAAGGGCTTATTTTCCTGACCAATGACGGGGATTTGGTGAACAAAATTCTGCGCGCCGACAATAACCATGACAAGGAGTACTTTGTGACGGTAGACAAGCCCGTGACCGATGAGTTCATTGCCAAGATGAGCAACGGCGTGCGCTTGTTTGAAGGCGTGACCAAGAAATGCTTCGTGCAGAAACGCGGCATCAAAAGCTTTACCATTGTGCTTACCCAAGGCTGGAACCGCCAGGTACGCCGCATGTGCGAAGCCCTTGAATACAAAGCCACCAGCTTGAAGCGTACGCGCATCATGAACGTGAAGCTAGCCGATTTGCCAACCGGTCACTGGCGTCATTTGACTCCAGACGAGATGAAAGGTCTGCTGGAGGCCGTGGCCGATTCTTCTAAAACCGAAGAAGCCTCTGCCAAGACCAGAACCTCTGCCAAACAGGCCGCCGAAGAAGCCGAAAACGACTTCTCAGACCTGCGTGAAGAAGAAGAATTTGGCGTGAAGGTTCACTATGCCAAGCCCCAGCAGTCGCTTCCGGCGTCTGAGCACAAGCGCACCCTGCCCGGCGAGGTAAAACGCGAATACTTTGAGCGCAAGGCCAAGTATCCGGCCAAGAAAACCGGTTCCGGCACAGTCGCTGGCAAACCGAAGGCAGAGGCCACCGGCAAACCAAAGCCTGCTTCAACCAGAGGACCAAAAAGCGCGGCGCCTACCAAAACCGGGTCAAGACCATTGGCTAATTCGGGTAATCCTAAATCGGCGGCCAACCGCAAGTCTAAAGCATCTGGACCAGCTAAACGCACCGCGGGTACCCGGGGCGGAAAACGCAGTAAATAG
- a CDS encoding VF530 family protein, translating into METQKNNPLHGKTLEAILTQLVDHYGWEKLGDRIRINCFVSDPSIQSSLKFLRKTPWARTKVEYLYVKTFGGK; encoded by the coding sequence GTGGAAACACAGAAGAACAATCCCCTTCACGGAAAAACCTTGGAAGCCATTCTGACTCAGTTGGTAGACCACTACGGTTGGGAGAAGCTGGGCGACCGCATCAGGATTAACTGTTTTGTCAGTGACCCCAGCATCCAATCCAGCCTCAAGTTTCTCCGCAAGACGCCTTGGGCTCGTACAAAGGTGGAATACCTGTATGTCAAAACCTTCGGCGGCAAGTAA
- a CDS encoding Cof-type HAD-IIB family hydrolase produces MILKAFCTDIDGTLLNKDRELSPKTIATLQRLPKDFPVILASSRMPSAMYHLQKELGVHPSSLICYNGGYVLHYDEGTHTPEVLETVMIPVAICQPILEMTQGTQVHMSLYQEDFWYAPQMDQWTEREEKITKVKAILQHPAQVLEKWNEANSGAHKIMLMGPEEEIHAIEQALNEQFGEEIHIYRSKNTYLELAPKAISKASGLELILQKHGIQLSEVIAFGDNYNDIHMLQEVGLGIAVANARDEVKAVANEVTLKSVEDGVAVAVEKYCF; encoded by the coding sequence ATGATTTTGAAAGCCTTCTGCACTGACATTGACGGTACCCTTTTGAACAAAGACCGGGAACTGTCACCTAAAACAATTGCTACCCTACAGCGCTTGCCCAAAGATTTTCCGGTGATTCTGGCTTCTAGCCGCATGCCCAGCGCCATGTACCACTTGCAGAAGGAATTGGGCGTGCACCCTTCGTCGCTCATTTGCTACAACGGTGGGTATGTCCTGCATTATGACGAAGGCACCCACACGCCGGAAGTCCTAGAAACGGTGATGATTCCGGTGGCTATCTGTCAGCCTATTCTGGAGATGACGCAGGGCACGCAGGTGCACATGAGCTTGTACCAAGAGGATTTCTGGTATGCCCCGCAGATGGACCAATGGACGGAGCGCGAAGAGAAAATAACCAAGGTGAAAGCCATCCTTCAACACCCAGCCCAAGTACTAGAAAAATGGAATGAGGCCAACTCTGGCGCGCACAAAATCATGCTCATGGGCCCCGAGGAAGAAATACACGCAATAGAGCAAGCCTTGAATGAGCAGTTTGGCGAGGAGATTCACATTTACCGCTCCAAAAACACGTACCTGGAATTGGCGCCGAAAGCCATTTCCAAAGCCTCGGGATTGGAGTTAATCTTGCAGAAACACGGCATTCAACTGTCTGAGGTCATTGCCTTCGGGGACAATTACAATGACATTCACATGCTACAGGAAGTGGGTCTGGGCATAGCCGTGGCCAACGCCCGCGATGAGGTGAAAGCCGTCGCCAACGAAGTGACTTTGAAAAGCGTTGAAGACGGCGTCGCCGTGGCCGTAGAGAAATACTGCTTTTAA
- a CDS encoding M1 family metallopeptidase encodes MKHKYIKTLRNGLLLFTVTASISCSSFKMGPETKAGDVETGVSKKLAEHRRAVLQNLSYNLHLTIPAQKQAPIAATEKISFVLKNTADDLQLDFKEKADHLKSVKVNGKPVLVSITKEHIVLPAKALKTGQNQVEIAFIAGDLSLNRNEDYLYTLLVPDRARTVFPCFDQPDLKATFELTLTLPKNWKALANGALLDSTVTANDKTYRFQKSDTISTYLFSFAVGKFQHVSQAVKGRTMHFLHRETDQKKLKLSLEPIFQIHGDALAFMEDYTQIKYPFQKFDFVAIPDFQYGGMEHVGAIQYKASTLFLDEGATQDQKISRSSLLAHETAHMWFGDLVTMEWFNDVWMKEVFANFMADKITQVAVANANYDLKFLTDHFPAAYGIDRTAGANPIRQNLDNLQDAGSMYGNIIYHKAPIMMRQLERLMGEELFKQGLRQYLKTYANGNATWPELIQILDALTPQDLQAWNQVWVNEPGRPVFDYNLKTANGAITELRISQKGEDGSARVWPQFFEVALVYPNRVEQLTVNANQAQVTVPAAVGKAGPLFVLFNSTGQGYGVFPVDAKLLSSMYSLKSPVERASAYINLYENMLNGRSVTPRQLLDAYRKGLAQEPEELNLKLMTGQLSDIYWRFLSSAERNKLAPELEKELVQAVQKQAKPNFKKLLFKTYQSIALTKEAQQQLYQIWKEEQAPEGAKLTEDDYTSLALALAVRDYPNSAEILQQQMSRIPNPDRKQRMQFLLPALSGDVKVRDAFFASLKNPENREKESWVLSALGYLHHPLRTATSEKYLAESLNLLTEIQQTGDIFFPYGWLSATFGSYGTTSAANTVRSFLAQNPEYNPKLKAKIQQAADGLFRAEKLLKESK; translated from the coding sequence ATGAAACATAAATATATCAAAACCCTTCGGAATGGCTTGCTCCTCTTCACGGTGACGGCTTCCATTTCTTGTAGTTCTTTTAAGATGGGCCCAGAGACTAAAGCAGGTGACGTTGAAACCGGTGTCTCTAAAAAGTTAGCAGAGCACCGGCGCGCCGTCCTTCAGAACCTATCCTACAATCTGCATCTGACCATTCCCGCGCAGAAGCAAGCGCCCATTGCCGCCACAGAAAAGATCAGTTTTGTGCTCAAGAATACCGCTGATGACCTGCAATTGGATTTCAAGGAGAAGGCTGATCATCTCAAAAGCGTGAAGGTAAACGGCAAGCCAGTGCTGGTCAGCATTACCAAAGAGCATATCGTGCTTCCGGCCAAAGCCCTGAAAACCGGCCAGAACCAGGTGGAGATTGCCTTCATTGCCGGTGATTTGTCTTTGAACAGAAACGAAGACTACCTCTACACGCTCCTGGTACCCGACCGCGCCCGGACCGTCTTCCCTTGCTTCGACCAACCTGACCTGAAGGCCACTTTTGAGCTGACCTTGACCCTGCCCAAAAACTGGAAAGCCTTAGCTAACGGTGCCTTGCTGGACTCGACGGTGACGGCCAATGACAAGACCTATCGGTTTCAGAAGTCAGATACCATCAGTACCTATCTGTTCTCATTTGCCGTCGGAAAATTCCAGCACGTGAGCCAAGCGGTAAAGGGCCGCACCATGCATTTTCTGCACCGCGAAACAGACCAAAAGAAATTGAAATTAAGCTTGGAGCCTATCTTCCAGATTCACGGAGACGCGTTAGCCTTCATGGAAGACTACACGCAGATAAAATACCCGTTCCAGAAGTTTGATTTTGTAGCCATCCCAGACTTTCAGTACGGCGGCATGGAGCACGTGGGCGCCATCCAATACAAGGCCTCTACTCTCTTCTTGGACGAGGGTGCTACGCAGGACCAAAAGATTTCCCGCTCCAGTTTACTCGCGCATGAGACGGCGCACATGTGGTTCGGGGATTTGGTGACCATGGAGTGGTTCAATGACGTCTGGATGAAAGAAGTCTTCGCCAATTTCATGGCCGATAAAATTACGCAGGTGGCGGTGGCCAACGCCAATTATGACCTTAAATTTTTAACCGACCATTTCCCGGCGGCCTACGGCATTGACCGCACGGCAGGCGCTAACCCCATCCGCCAGAACTTGGACAACCTGCAGGACGCGGGCTCTATGTACGGCAACATCATTTACCACAAGGCGCCCATTATGATGCGCCAATTGGAGCGCCTCATGGGCGAAGAGCTGTTCAAGCAGGGCTTGCGCCAGTACTTGAAAACTTACGCCAACGGCAACGCCACCTGGCCAGAGCTCATCCAGATTCTAGACGCGCTCACCCCGCAAGACCTTCAGGCTTGGAACCAGGTTTGGGTGAATGAGCCTGGCCGGCCTGTCTTTGACTATAACTTAAAAACCGCCAACGGTGCTATCACCGAACTGCGCATCTCTCAGAAAGGTGAAGACGGGTCGGCCCGCGTATGGCCCCAGTTTTTTGAGGTGGCCTTGGTGTACCCAAATCGCGTGGAGCAACTAACCGTGAATGCCAATCAAGCGCAAGTCACCGTACCCGCCGCCGTCGGGAAAGCCGGTCCCTTGTTTGTGCTGTTCAATAGCACGGGTCAGGGTTATGGCGTGTTTCCGGTAGATGCCAAGCTGTTGAGTTCTATGTACAGCTTGAAGAGCCCGGTAGAGAGAGCCTCGGCGTACATTAACCTATATGAGAACATGCTCAACGGCAGGTCAGTGACGCCGCGCCAATTGCTGGATGCCTATAGAAAAGGCTTGGCACAAGAGCCCGAAGAACTGAATCTAAAGCTGATGACCGGCCAACTAAGCGACATCTACTGGCGCTTCTTGTCTTCGGCAGAAAGAAACAAACTAGCCCCAGAACTGGAGAAGGAACTGGTGCAGGCCGTGCAGAAACAGGCCAAACCCAACTTCAAAAAACTGCTGTTTAAAACCTACCAGAGCATTGCCCTGACCAAGGAAGCCCAACAGCAACTTTATCAAATCTGGAAAGAGGAACAAGCCCCCGAAGGTGCTAAACTCACCGAAGACGACTACACATCCTTGGCTTTAGCTTTAGCCGTACGGGACTATCCAAATAGCGCTGAGATTTTGCAACAGCAGATGAGCCGCATTCCCAACCCAGACCGCAAACAGCGCATGCAATTCCTGCTTCCGGCCTTGTCTGGTGATGTGAAAGTGCGGGATGCGTTCTTTGCTTCTTTGAAGAACCCAGAAAACCGCGAGAAAGAATCCTGGGTCTTGTCAGCGCTGGGCTATCTGCACCATCCTTTGCGTACGGCAACTTCAGAAAAGTATTTGGCTGAGAGCCTTAATCTGCTCACTGAGATTCAACAGACCGGTGATATATTTTTCCCTTATGGCTGGCTTTCGGCTACCTTCGGGTCTTACGGCACCACCTCTGCAGCAAATACGGTGCGTTCGTTTTTAGCCCAAAATCCAGAATATAACCCAAAACTGAAAGCCAAGATTCAACAAGCCGCAGATGGTTTGTTTAGGGCGGAGAAGTTGTTGAAGGAGAGTAAGTAG